A DNA window from Actinomadura luzonensis contains the following coding sequences:
- a CDS encoding nitric oxide synthase oxygenase has product MRTWIRSLTPFDMPAARGRPVPATDPREADRFIRLYHAENPDAGGPQARLRDVAREIARTGTYTHTADELVFGARVAWRNSSRCIGRLYWRSLRVRDRRDVTTAEGVALECVAHLREATGGGRIRPTVTVLPPDAPARPGPRVLNDQLVRYAGHRARDGRVIGDPRNLWLTDLARTLGWRGGTGGRFDVLPLIIQPGLGDPLLCNLPGDAVLEVPLTHPDYAWFAGLGLRWHAVPAISDMCLEIGGVCYPCAPFNGWYMGTEIGVRNLADHDRYDQLGAVAARLGLDTSTERSLWRDHALVELNVAVLHSFERAGVTMSDHHTESRRFLTHLAKEERAGRVCPADWSWIVPPLSGGATPVFHRYYDTSVLTPAFVHHR; this is encoded by the coding sequence GTGCGTACCTGGATCAGGTCCCTCACCCCCTTCGACATGCCCGCCGCGCGGGGCCGCCCGGTGCCGGCCACCGACCCGCGCGAGGCGGACCGCTTCATCAGGCTCTACCACGCCGAGAACCCGGACGCGGGCGGCCCCCAGGCCCGGCTGCGCGACGTGGCCCGCGAGATCGCCCGCACGGGCACCTACACCCACACCGCCGACGAGCTGGTCTTCGGCGCGCGGGTGGCCTGGCGCAACAGCAGCCGCTGCATCGGCCGCCTCTATTGGCGCTCGCTCCGCGTCCGCGACCGCAGGGACGTCACGACGGCCGAGGGGGTGGCCCTGGAATGCGTCGCGCACCTGAGGGAGGCCACCGGCGGCGGCCGGATCCGGCCGACGGTGACGGTCCTGCCGCCGGACGCCCCCGCCCGTCCCGGGCCGCGCGTGCTCAACGACCAGCTCGTCCGCTACGCCGGCCACCGCGCCCGCGACGGCCGCGTCATCGGCGACCCCCGCAACCTGTGGCTCACCGACCTGGCGCGGACCCTGGGCTGGCGCGGCGGCACGGGCGGCAGGTTCGACGTGCTGCCGCTGATCATCCAGCCGGGGCTCGGCGACCCGCTGCTCTGCAACCTGCCCGGCGACGCCGTGCTGGAGGTGCCGCTGACGCATCCCGACTACGCGTGGTTCGCCGGGCTCGGGCTGCGCTGGCACGCGGTGCCCGCCATCTCGGACATGTGCCTGGAGATCGGCGGCGTCTGCTACCCGTGCGCGCCCTTCAACGGCTGGTACATGGGCACCGAGATCGGCGTGCGCAACCTCGCCGACCACGACCGCTACGACCAGCTCGGCGCGGTCGCCGCCCGGCTCGGGCTGGACACCTCCACCGAGCGCTCGCTCTGGCGCGACCACGCGCTGGTGGAGCTGAACGTGGCGGTGCTGCACTCGTTCGAGCGGGCGGGGGTGACGATGAGCGACCACCACACCGAGTCGCGGCGGTTCCTGACGCACCTGGCGAAGGAGGAGCGGGCGGGGCGGGTGTGCCCGGCCGACTGGTCGTGGATCGTGCCGCCGCTGTCGGGCGGCGCCACGCCCGTCTTCCACCGGTACTACGACACCAGCGTCCTCACGCCGGCGTTCGTCCATCATCGATGA
- a CDS encoding DUF6766 family protein, producing the protein MKWIKENSLALAFLVMFLLALGGQAVAGMLDFNDQQRALGDQTISIWKYVASSDFAVNVAENWQSEYLQFFLYIVLTVWLVQKGSTESKAVEDAGAESDKEQQVGAHAEADSPAWAKARGLRLWMFSNSLGLVMGLIWVLSWLAQSVAGQSAYNAERLGDLRDPVSWGAYVTSPEFWNRSLQNWQSELLAVLSMVVLSIYLRQRGSPESKPVGAPHAATGVEG; encoded by the coding sequence GTGAAGTGGATCAAGGAGAACTCGCTGGCCCTGGCCTTCCTGGTGATGTTCCTGCTGGCCCTCGGCGGGCAGGCGGTGGCCGGGATGCTGGACTTCAACGACCAGCAGCGCGCCCTGGGCGACCAGACGATCTCGATCTGGAAGTACGTCGCCTCCTCCGACTTCGCCGTGAACGTGGCGGAGAACTGGCAGTCGGAGTACCTGCAGTTCTTCCTGTACATCGTGCTCACGGTCTGGCTGGTGCAGAAGGGCTCGACCGAGTCCAAGGCCGTCGAGGACGCCGGCGCCGAGTCCGACAAGGAGCAGCAGGTCGGCGCGCACGCCGAGGCCGACTCGCCGGCCTGGGCCAAGGCGCGCGGGCTGCGGCTGTGGATGTTCAGCAACTCGCTCGGCCTGGTGATGGGGCTCATCTGGGTGTTGTCGTGGCTGGCCCAGTCGGTGGCCGGGCAGTCCGCCTACAACGCCGAGCGCCTCGGCGACCTGCGCGACCCGGTGTCGTGGGGCGCGTACGTGACCTCGCCCGAGTTCTGGAACCGCAGCCTGCAGAACTGGCAGTCCGAGCTGCTGGCCGTGTTGTCGATGGTGGTGCTGTCGATCTACCTGCGCCAGCGCGGCTCGCCCGAGTCCAAGCCGGTCGGCGCGCCGCACGCGGCGACGGGGGTGGAGGGCTGA
- a CDS encoding tyrosine-protein phosphatase, producing MDSRHLAWDGCHNVRDLGGLPVAGGLRTRWGALVRADTPDRLTEAGWRAAAAHGVRTIVDLRVPGEHRTPPGLRPPGMTVVAAPLHEPGERHEHSGTPLYLRAFLERRAERCVRVLRAVAAAPPGGVLVHCVAGRDRTGLVVLLLLALAGADAADIAADYELSAGRLRPLYALLGEPDDDLRVQAYLDRAGTTARAAVLSALDGAGRRLAAAGLTEGEAAALRRRLIDDGRTPA from the coding sequence ATGGACTCCCGGCACCTCGCGTGGGACGGCTGCCACAACGTCCGCGACCTCGGCGGCCTGCCGGTCGCGGGCGGCCTCCGCACCCGCTGGGGCGCGCTGGTGCGCGCCGACACCCCCGATCGGCTGACCGAGGCCGGCTGGCGGGCCGCCGCCGCGCACGGCGTACGGACGATCGTGGACCTGCGGGTGCCCGGCGAGCACCGCACGCCGCCCGGGCTGCGCCCGCCGGGCATGACCGTCGTCGCGGCTCCGCTGCACGAGCCCGGCGAGCGGCACGAGCACAGCGGCACCCCGCTCTACCTGCGGGCGTTCCTGGAGCGCCGGGCCGAGCGGTGCGTGCGGGTGCTGCGGGCCGTCGCGGCGGCGCCCCCGGGCGGCGTGCTCGTGCACTGCGTGGCCGGCCGCGACCGCACCGGCCTGGTCGTGCTGCTGCTGCTCGCCCTCGCGGGCGCGGACGCGGCGGACATCGCCGCCGACTACGAGCTGTCCGCCGGCCGGCTGCGCCCGCTCTACGCCCTGCTCGGGGAGCCCGACGACGACCTGCGCGTCCAGGCGTACCTGGACCGGGCGGGCACGACCGCGCGGGCCGCCGTGCTGTCCGCGCTCGACGGGGCCGGGCGCCGCCTGGCCGCGGCCGGCCTGACCGAGGGCGAGGCCGCGGCACTGCGGCGGCGGCTCATCGATGATGGACGAACGCCGGCGTGA
- a CDS encoding amylo-alpha-1,6-glucosidase produces the protein MEARPAVDDAALGREAMAVLEANWTGSGTVPAPGLYPHQWSWDSAFVVIGLARRRPDRARDELLSLLRGQWATGMVPHIVFHTREAYFPGPSVWRSQEHAAAPHVLTSGLTAPPLHGLALWWLYRHTGDEDFVREAYPALVAQHDYLASARDLGGAGLAAIVHPWESGMDDSPAWDEPLHNLPAIRYGYRGVELAERHPDSDHDRYVWLAMRYRDAGYSADYLREDHPFAIEDPMFNGIWLASCQAMAELAPLARADPRPHAEQAERIRRALVERLWDGCFYARDLRAGHLIRVATVGGFGPLLDPGLPGEQLRAGIELLESARFMGATGYPVPSCEIRAGQFDRTRYWRGPSWVNTNWLLRRAAAVHSLDHLAQQLTNGTLRLVRQAGFRECFDPFDGSGRGCRDFSWSAALTLDLLADTVVE, from the coding sequence ATGGAGGCGCGGCCGGCGGTTGACGATGCCGCGCTCGGGCGCGAGGCGATGGCCGTGCTCGAGGCGAACTGGACGGGCTCTGGCACCGTGCCCGCCCCAGGGCTCTATCCCCACCAGTGGAGCTGGGACTCCGCGTTCGTCGTCATCGGTCTGGCCAGGCGCCGGCCGGACCGGGCCCGCGACGAGCTGCTGAGCCTGCTGCGCGGGCAGTGGGCGACCGGCATGGTGCCGCACATCGTCTTCCACACGCGGGAGGCGTACTTCCCCGGGCCGTCGGTGTGGCGCTCGCAGGAGCACGCGGCCGCGCCGCACGTCCTCACCTCGGGGCTCACCGCGCCGCCGCTGCACGGGCTGGCGCTGTGGTGGCTCTACCGGCACACCGGCGACGAGGACTTCGTGCGCGAGGCGTACCCCGCGCTGGTGGCCCAGCACGACTACCTGGCCTCGGCCCGCGACCTCGGCGGCGCCGGGCTGGCCGCGATCGTGCACCCCTGGGAGTCGGGCATGGACGACAGCCCGGCCTGGGACGAGCCGCTGCACAACCTGCCCGCCATCCGCTACGGCTACCGCGGCGTCGAGCTGGCCGAACGCCACCCCGACAGCGACCACGACCGCTACGTCTGGCTCGCCATGCGCTACCGCGACGCCGGCTACAGCGCCGACTACCTGCGCGAGGACCACCCGTTCGCGATCGAGGACCCGATGTTCAACGGCATCTGGCTGGCCTCCTGCCAGGCCATGGCCGAGCTGGCCCCGCTCGCGCGCGCCGACCCCCGCCCGCACGCCGAGCAGGCCGAGCGCATCAGGCGCGCGCTGGTCGAGCGCCTGTGGGACGGCTGCTTCTACGCCCGCGACCTGCGCGCCGGGCACCTCATCCGGGTCGCCACGGTCGGCGGGTTCGGGCCGCTGCTCGACCCTGGGCTGCCCGGCGAGCAGCTGCGGGCGGGCATCGAGCTGCTGGAGTCGGCCCGGTTCATGGGGGCGACCGGCTATCCGGTGCCGAGCTGCGAGATCCGCGCCGGGCAGTTCGACCGCACCCGCTACTGGCGCGGCCCGTCCTGGGTGAACACCAACTGGCTGCTGCGCCGCGCGGCGGCCGTGCACTCGCTCGACCACCTGGCGCAACAGCTCACCAACGGCACCCTGCGGCTGGTCCGGCAGGCCGGCTTCCGTGAGTGCTTCGACCCCTTCGACGGCAGCGGGCGCGGCTGCCGCGACTTCTCCTGGAGCGCGGCTCTCACCCTCGACCTGCTCGCCGATACCGTGGTGGAGTGA
- a CDS encoding YtxH domain-containing protein, with the protein MRYRMTFTLGLAIGYVLGSRAGRERYEQIKRAAQRVADNPRVQEVAGVVGAQASRYADVARTKVGDTLQQRIPFLGGDAHHDGGTGWPDDDVAKADGLEQKSRESGITY; encoded by the coding sequence ATGCGATATCGGATGACATTCACCCTTGGACTGGCGATCGGCTACGTGCTCGGCAGCCGGGCGGGCCGTGAGCGCTACGAGCAGATCAAGCGCGCGGCGCAACGCGTGGCCGACAACCCCCGGGTCCAGGAGGTCGCGGGCGTGGTCGGCGCGCAGGCGTCGAGGTACGCGGACGTGGCCAGGACCAAGGTGGGCGACACGCTGCAGCAGCGGATCCCGTTCCTGGGCGGCGACGCCCACCACGACGGCGGCACCGGCTGGCCGGACGACGACGTGGCCAAGGCCGACGGCCTGGAACAGAAGTCACGGGAGTCGGGCATCACGTACTAG
- a CDS encoding enoyl-CoA hydratase-related protein produces MSELVLAAVDQGVLTLTFNRPETLNAWTDAMGRRYFDLLEEAERNPEVRAVVVTGAGKGFCSGADFKTLNAIQTGSYDEKPDPRPNTFPTSIAKPIVAAVNGACAGLGMVHALVCDLVFTAEDAKWTTAFPRRGLVAEYGLSWVLPRVMGQQRAMDVLLSGRVFTGREAYELGLANRAVPGESVVAEAQAYARELAAYSSPASMAVIKRQVWRDWDVTLEESAKTATQEMLASFGRPDFAEGVASFLERRPPAFPAL; encoded by the coding sequence ATGTCGGAACTCGTGCTCGCAGCCGTCGACCAGGGCGTGCTCACCCTGACCTTCAACCGTCCCGAGACGCTCAACGCCTGGACGGACGCCATGGGCAGGCGCTACTTCGACCTGCTGGAGGAGGCCGAGCGGAACCCCGAGGTGCGGGCCGTGGTGGTCACCGGCGCGGGCAAGGGGTTCTGCTCGGGAGCGGACTTCAAGACCCTGAACGCCATCCAGACCGGCTCCTACGACGAGAAGCCCGACCCGCGCCCCAACACGTTCCCGACGAGCATCGCCAAGCCGATCGTCGCGGCCGTGAACGGCGCCTGCGCCGGGCTCGGCATGGTGCACGCGCTCGTCTGCGACCTCGTGTTCACCGCCGAGGACGCCAAGTGGACCACCGCGTTCCCGCGCCGGGGCCTGGTCGCCGAGTACGGGCTGTCGTGGGTGCTGCCGCGCGTCATGGGGCAGCAGCGGGCCATGGACGTGCTGCTGTCCGGGCGGGTGTTCACCGGGCGGGAGGCGTACGAGCTGGGCCTGGCCAACCGGGCCGTGCCGGGGGAGTCCGTGGTCGCCGAGGCGCAGGCGTACGCGCGGGAGCTGGCCGCCTACAGCTCGCCGGCGTCGATGGCGGTGATCAAGCGCCAGGTGTGGCGCGACTGGGACGTCACGCTGGAGGAGTCGGCGAAGACGGCCACCCAGGAGATGCTGGCCTCCTTCGGCCGCCCCGACTTCGCCGAGGGCGTGGCGAGCTTCCTCGAACGCCGCCCCCCGGCCTTCCCCGCGCTCTAG
- a CDS encoding 1-aminocyclopropane-1-carboxylate deaminase/D-cysteine desulfhydrase, protein MEELLDPGLGRVRVFLMPDDNKPRKLKYNLGHRRILAFGGAYSNLIRAVAEAGQRHGIETIGVIRGEEHLPLNPVLARAAACGMTLTYLDRAAYRRKHTEEVRAALRARWGEDVAILPEGGSNAAAVRGCAELPGEIGVPYDVVCCPVGTGGTLAGLAAGLPEGKRALGFAVLKGGAFLAGEVARLQRETYGRTWDNWSIELGHHFGGYARTTPELEEFAARHGVERIYVAKMLWGVLDLARRGAFEPGARVVAVLTGRRDDAGAQPSTPVAACGAPTGLDSGEPRWRR, encoded by the coding sequence ATGGAGGAGCTTCTGGATCCAGGGCTCGGCCGGGTCCGGGTGTTCCTGATGCCCGACGACAACAAGCCGCGCAAGCTCAAGTACAACCTGGGCCACCGCAGGATCCTCGCCTTCGGCGGCGCGTACTCCAATCTCATCAGAGCGGTGGCCGAGGCCGGGCAGCGGCACGGCATCGAGACGATCGGCGTGATCAGGGGCGAGGAGCACCTGCCGCTCAACCCGGTCCTCGCCCGCGCCGCCGCCTGCGGCATGACCCTGACCTACCTCGACCGGGCGGCGTACCGGCGCAAGCACACCGAGGAGGTGCGCGCGGCCCTCCGCGCGCGGTGGGGCGAGGACGTCGCCATCCTCCCGGAGGGCGGCAGCAACGCGGCGGCCGTGCGCGGCTGCGCCGAGCTGCCGGGCGAGATCGGCGTCCCGTACGACGTGGTGTGCTGCCCCGTCGGCACCGGCGGCACCCTCGCCGGCCTCGCGGCCGGGCTGCCCGAGGGCAAGCGGGCGCTCGGGTTCGCGGTGCTGAAGGGCGGCGCCTTCCTCGCCGGCGAGGTGGCCAGGCTGCAGCGCGAGACGTACGGGCGGACGTGGGACAACTGGTCGATCGAGCTCGGCCACCACTTCGGCGGCTACGCGCGGACCACGCCCGAGCTGGAGGAGTTCGCCGCCCGGCACGGCGTCGAGCGGATCTACGTGGCCAAGATGCTCTGGGGCGTCCTCGACCTGGCCCGGCGCGGGGCCTTCGAGCCGGGCGCCCGCGTCGTCGCGGTGCTCACCGGGCGCCGCGACGACGCCGGGGCTCAGCCCTCCACCCCCGTCGCCGCGTGCGGCGCGCCGACCGGCTTGGACTCGGGCGAGCCGCGCTGGCGCAGGTAG
- the galK gene encoding galactokinase, with the protein MRVVEAFRAAFGADPQTVWHAPGRVNLIGEHTDYNDGFVLPFAVPWGVSAAVTPRADRTVRLLSLQSPGEPLTLATHEESKGWARYVVGVLEMLGDRVAGADIAIDGDVPQGAGLSSSAALEVSVASALNDLHQLGLSPMELALLSQKAENDFVGMPCGIMDQAASALCEEGHALFLDCRSLASRAIPLDLAAHGLSILIIDTQVHHEHAGGEYAKRRAECESAARKLGVPALRDVTDLAAALDRLSGAERRRTQHVVTENHRVEALIGLLRAGAVNEIGALLNASHLSLRDDYEVSSPELDVAVEAAVRGGARGARMTGGGFGGSAIALVADDRLRSVQDSVTAAYAERGFQPPRFLPATPAKGAHRIA; encoded by the coding sequence ATGCGCGTTGTTGAAGCTTTCCGCGCCGCCTTCGGTGCGGATCCCCAGACCGTCTGGCACGCGCCGGGCCGGGTCAACCTGATCGGCGAGCACACCGACTACAACGACGGCTTCGTGCTGCCGTTCGCGGTGCCGTGGGGCGTGAGCGCCGCGGTCACCCCGCGCGCCGACCGCACCGTCCGCCTCCTGTCCCTGCAGTCCCCCGGCGAGCCGCTCACGCTCGCCACCCACGAGGAGTCCAAGGGCTGGGCCCGCTACGTCGTCGGCGTCCTGGAGATGCTCGGCGACCGCGTCGCCGGCGCGGACATCGCGATCGACGGCGACGTCCCGCAGGGCGCGGGCCTCAGCTCCAGCGCCGCCCTGGAGGTCTCCGTCGCCTCCGCGCTCAACGACCTGCACCAGCTCGGCCTCAGCCCCATGGAGCTCGCCCTGCTGAGCCAGAAGGCCGAGAACGACTTCGTCGGCATGCCCTGCGGCATCATGGACCAGGCCGCGTCGGCGCTGTGCGAGGAGGGCCACGCGCTGTTCCTCGACTGCCGCTCGCTCGCCTCCCGCGCCATCCCGCTCGACCTCGCCGCCCACGGCCTGAGCATCCTCATCATCGACACCCAGGTCCACCACGAGCACGCCGGCGGCGAGTACGCCAAGCGCCGCGCCGAGTGCGAGTCGGCCGCCCGCAAGCTCGGCGTCCCGGCCCTGCGCGACGTCACCGACCTCGCCGCCGCCCTCGACCGGCTCTCCGGCGCCGAGCGCAGGCGCACCCAGCACGTCGTCACCGAGAACCACCGGGTGGAGGCGCTCATCGGCCTGCTGCGGGCGGGCGCCGTCAACGAGATCGGCGCCCTGCTGAACGCCTCGCACCTGTCGCTGCGCGACGACTACGAGGTGTCCTCGCCCGAGCTGGACGTCGCCGTCGAGGCCGCCGTCAGGGGCGGCGCCCGGGGCGCGCGGATGACCGGCGGCGGCTTCGGCGGCTCGGCCATCGCGCTGGTGGCCGACGACCGGCTGCGGTCCGTCCAGGACTCCGTCACGGCCGCCTACGCCGAGCGCGGCTTCCAGCCGCCGCGGTTCCTGCCGGCCACGCCCGCCAAGGGCGCGCACCGGATCGCCTGA